The DNA segment AAAAAATATATAGGAATCCGCGGTAATGCCGAATACGAGTCAGTTATTTTAAAGGAAGCTGCTGCCATTTATAAAACACGCCATGAAAACGTTGTTGGGATTAGGTTTGTCTGTTTGAAGGAGATGACCCTCGGCCTCGAATACTGCGAGAAAGTTTTGACGGATGAAGATGGGAATCCACATTCTTTTAACAATGCCAGGCAAATTCTTGGTTTCCTGTCCGTCTTGAGTAGTGAAGTGAGCAGGGAAATCGCTCCTGTCTTATTTAGTTCAATGGCTTGTCAGGTTTCAGAGGGCTTAAGGTATCTTCACTCGATAAAGATCATCCATGCTGACCTCAAATCGGCTAAcgttttggtcactgaaaaaagGGGACGCGACGACTCTTGGCTCTTTAAATTAGCAGATTTTGGAGAAAGCCGATTATCACTTGTGACATCAGTCGTTACTTCAACTACTCAAGATCAGTCTCAGCAAAATCGGGGTGGGACAATATGTTTTATGAGCCCAGAAAGATGCGACAACAAACGTCCTACCTTTGCTTGTGACCTGTTTTCTTTTGGAATGTTTCTATATGAGCTACATGATTTTACGATCAAGTTTCCCTTCGAAAAGGATGGTTTTCCTGTTGACGTGATAGTCAATAAAATTAGGAGTGGGGTGTTGCCCTGTCATGAAGATATGTCAAGTCCcctaaaagaagtttttctgaAATGTTGCGCGTTTGAGCCGAAAGCTCGTCCCACTGTCTTCGAACTTTGCAAAATGTTGACTGAACTTGCCCCTGAAGCTTTCATGCAGCCAGATCGTGCTCTCAATTCCACAATTCAGTTTCCAATACTCACTTCCAATAATGATTCCTATCAAGAGAATTTTTCTGTGTCAGATCTACCATTGACTGACCTTAGTCAACCTGTTTCTCACTCCGAATTTTCCAGTTCCGGTCTACCTGACTCTCATCTATTGGTTTCAGAAGTTATGGTGCCTGCTACGGAACCGTCTCAAATGATCTTGGATGCTGTCGCTGGCTGTGCACTTCGAAATTTTGGCATCACGCAGCTGAAAGATTTTCAGATTCGTAGTATTACTaacattctaaaaaaagaagatgcttTGGTTGTTTCAGGCACTGGAAGTGGAAAGTCGATTTGCTATCAAATTCCATCTGTTATGGAATCAGGTATTACTCTTTTGGTTGTTCCAACCATAGCACTGCGCAAGGATCAAAGTGATTTTTTACTTTCACGTGGTATCGATTCCTTTGTTGTTGGTGAAAAAATTGCTCCTGTCGAATACGACCAACAAGTGACCGCCATCTCAGATTTGTCTGAAAATAAACCTGTGATTTTAGTAGGTACTCCAGAAAGTTTTATGGGCCGGGAAGGATCGTTAGGGTTCGTTCGGAGGCAAAGATCTCTTTTAGACAGACGGT comes from the Artemia franciscana unplaced genomic scaffold, ASM3288406v1 Scaffold_8456, whole genome shotgun sequence genome and includes:
- the LOC136043696 gene encoding uncharacterized protein LOC136043696 is translated as MTLGLEYCEKVLTDEDGNPHSFNNARQILGFLSVLSSEVSREIAPVLFSSMACQVSEGLRYLHSIKIIHADLKSANVLVTEKRGRDDSWLFKLADFGESRLSLVTSVVTSTTQDQSQQNRGGTICFMSPERCDNKRPTFACDLFSFGMFLYELHDFTIKFPFEKDGFPVDVIVNKIRSGVLPCHEDMSSPLKEVFLKCCAFEPKARPTVFELCKMLTELAPEAFMQPDRALNSTIQFPILTSNNDSYQENFSVSDLPLTDLSQPVSHSEFSSSGLPDSHLLVSEVMVPATEPSQMILDAVAGCALRNFGITQLKDFQIRSITNILKKEDALVVSGTGSGKSICYQIPSVMESGITLLVVPTIALRKDQSDFLLSRGIDSFVVGEKIAPVEYDQQVTAISDLSENKPVILVGTPESFMGREGSLGFVRRQRSLLDRRLKFVVFDECHLLYEWCGFRSSFLELKSLRSFFPRATFLALTATLLPKDEKLIIEEFLHNPCVVRMSVDRPNVRLEISHYSPPSGLEGSMDWVESWSEAIKRIIGTFNGQLAIVYFSYAREANAACSAISSLGVKAAAFTG